Below is a genomic region from Planctomycetaceae bacterium.
CCAAACCCACCTTCGACAGAGAGCCCTCACAATGACTTTTAACCGCAGAGAATTTCTGGCAGCCGCCATTGCAGCCACCGCCGTGCAGTCCGGAATCAATTCCAGGGGGATCTCGGCTGCAGAGCCACCCGTTCGAACCGGAGCGCCACTGCTCAAACTGAGTCTGGCTGCGTACTCTTTCAACAAACTGCTGCCGCGACGAGGTACGGCTGATCAGATCGCTGCGGCGAAAATGAAGCTGGAAGACTTTATTCATTACTGCGCTGAACAGGGGCTGGGGGCGACGGAACTGACAGGCTACTATTTTCCGAAGGATGTCACGTCGGAGTATCTACTGAGCGTCAGACAACTAACGCATCGACTGGGTCTGGCAATTTCCGGCACAGCGATCGGAAATGACTTCTGTCTGCCCGAAGGTGAAGCCCGACAGAATCAATTGGCAGAATGCCGCGAATGGATCGACTATGCCGCCATCATGGGGGCACCGTGCATTCGCATTTTCGCCGGAAAAGTCCCCAAAGGTGATTCTGAAGACGCAGCCATCGAAAGGTGTGCCGCGGGAATCAATGAGTCACTGGAGTATGCGGCTGCCAAAGGCGTCTTTCTCGCGATGGAAAACCATGGTGGTATTACATCGACTCCCGATCAGATGATGAAGATTATCGACAAAGTGAAGGACAGCCCCTGGTTTGGTGTGAACTTTGACAGCGGCAACTTCCGGACAGATGATCCTTATCGAGATCTCGAAAAAATTGCACCGTGGGCAGTGAATGCACAAATCAAGGTTGCGATTGCTCCCGACGGTGGCCCAAAACAGCCTGCTGATTTGCCTCGGATCGTCGACATCCTCAAGAAGTCGGGATACCGAGGTTACGTTGCGTTCGAATACGAAGAGTCAGAACCGCCCCATGAAACAATCCCGGTTTATTTGCGACAGCTGCAGGATCTGATGGCTTAACAGGCAGGAGAGTTTCAGCAGCCAGCGACCCTTTGAATAGCGGTACACAATGCGACAGCGACGGATCGCCTTACTGCAAATTCCTGTGATAACGTACCTTACTGACGCTTCGGGTTACGTTTCATGCGGATCTTCAACGGGTTGCTGACTCACGCCGCCAACTCACGCGATCGTCGGGGTGTGAATGATGTTCTCAATTGTCGCACCCGTCGATCCTAATTGGTTGCGAGAGAGCCGTTTTTTCGTGCGGGCCACGACTCAACAGCTGAATGCACTGTTCGTGGTTAAGTGACCCTGTTGGCCAGCAGATGCCATTGATGTGTATGTCCCGTGGAAAACCGAACAAGGAATTAGTCGATCCCCTTTCTGTTTTTGCTGTCGCCAGGGAGTTTCAAGGGTTGGCGATTCCTGGGCGCTGAGCGGCCGGTCTCAGAGATCAGTTGTTGAAGCAGCAACTGCATCTGCTGGCGCTGGGCAGACTCTTTGAAATAAAGGTTTGTCGTTTCGCCAGCGTCGTGCGACAGGTTGTACAATTGACCGTCCGCATCAGGTTCAGATTCGACAAGTGCGAATTCCTTCAGCAGGCCCTGCGAATAATCATTGCCACCCGAGCCTTTGTGATCCAGATATTTCCAGGCTCCCTGACGTAGCTGAAATTCCCCACGAAAACTCTGGGTCAACATGTGAGACCGAATTGAAACCTCTTCGCTATGAATGCCCAGCAGGACGGGCAGCATATCGAAGCTGTCCACCGCCACC
It encodes:
- a CDS encoding sugar phosphate isomerase/epimerase family protein, with amino-acid sequence MTFNRREFLAAAIAATAVQSGINSRGISAAEPPVRTGAPLLKLSLAAYSFNKLLPRRGTADQIAAAKMKLEDFIHYCAEQGLGATELTGYYFPKDVTSEYLLSVRQLTHRLGLAISGTAIGNDFCLPEGEARQNQLAECREWIDYAAIMGAPCIRIFAGKVPKGDSEDAAIERCAAGINESLEYAAAKGVFLAMENHGGITSTPDQMMKIIDKVKDSPWFGVNFDSGNFRTDDPYRDLEKIAPWAVNAQIKVAIAPDGGPKQPADLPRIVDILKKSGYRGYVAFEYEESEPPHETIPVYLRQLQDLMA